TCCTTTTGTGACCTGCAGAGGGCAGTGCTGGGGCCATGTGTCTGGGTGAATAGTGGCCCAACCCTTGTTTTCAGGGTGAGCAGTGACTGAGGAAGAGTCCAGGTCTCCCTGCTGGGGACCCGTGCAGGACACTGGGTGTCAGAGTAGCACCATAGTGAACCTGCGCAcctctggctctggctctgcgGGAGAGTCAGGACTGTCTTGTTTGGGAGTCGGCAGAAAAGTTGCAGCCACCTCCTGCTGCTGACCccgagggaggggaggggacccaGGGACACCAGGGAGTGGGAGCCTTCCTGGCAGGCACAGCTGGGATGGGGTAGGTAGTGTGGTCCTGGGCACGTGACACAGCTGCCCACCCAGAGTCGCTCCCTGGTGCCCCATCAGGAGAAGCATCTGGAAGCCTGTTCCTGGGTGGCAGTACCCCAGGGCCTAGGTCACCTGGGTGTCAGTGTTGGTAGGATGGGGTGGGGCTTGGTCCACGAGGGCGTGCTGAACTGAGCCAAACTGGGCCTCGAGTTGAGGGGGGGCGATGCCCGGGGATCCTGCAGGTTGGGTGTCGATGGACCCTAGGAATTGGCTGAGCTGAGCAAGAGGGTTGAGGACGCCATCTTCTGGGAGGGATAGAGGGATGGGGACACAGCAGGGGGGTGGGCTTGGGGAGATACTGGCCATGGGCCCTGCCCACCTCGCCCGCCCTCCCCGCAGGCTGGCGCTGTACGTGTACGAGTACCTGCTGCACGTTGGTGCCCAGAAGTCAGCCCAGACCTTTCTGTCAGAGGTGAGCCACACGCCAGCCTGGcctttccctctgccacacccggGGTCCTCTGCCCTGATTCCACTGGGGCATCAGTTGGGATGGCTCCTTCGGTGGCCCAGGGAACCGAGGGCAAGGATGGGGTCAGGAACGTGAGCTGGCATCCATCCCGGCCTGTGGCCCTGGATCCCTGTGTCCACCTCAGTGGCTCTGGTTGGCTGGCTTGCCCCCTTGCTCTGATCTGGTGGCCCCCCAGCCCCAAATGCCCGGGCTCCGTGGGCAGGGTGGCGGGAGGTTGGCCTGGGCCGCAGCCTCTCAGCCGCCTCCCCTCTTCCCTGCAGATCCGATGGGAGAAGAACATCACGCTCGGGGAGCCCCCAGGGTTCCTGCATTCCTGGTGGTGGTGCGTGTGGTGCTGCTGGGGGCAGAGAGGGGACAGGGACCAACGGGATGTGGCGCAGTCATCGTCCCCTCTGCTGCCCACAGTGTGTTCTGGGATCTGTACTGCGCAGCGCCAGACCGCAGAGAGGCGTGCGAGCACCCGGGCGAGGCCAAGGCCTTCCAGGACTACGTGAGTACTGTCCCGGCGGGGGTGGGCACGCCTGGGCTCTGTGGGCCTGGGGGGACCTGGAACCTTGTCCCTGCGCAACCCCTTCCACTGCAGCCAGCTCCTGAGGGTCCTGTAGCCCCCCCCAGGGTGTGCTGCACTTCCTGCCTCCCTGCTCAGCTGGGTGGGGTGGGCGCCAGCCTGTCCCTGCCACCCCAGACTCTGGGAGCACATGTGCTAGTAGGGGAGGCAGTGGGGCCCTGTCCCCACAAGCTCTAGAGGTCATCATCAGGGCACTTCCTGGCCCCTACGGCGTGGGCTCCACCTCTTGGCGTGTTTCCGGTTGGGTTGTGGGGCTCCGATGCCTGTCTGCAGAGGAGGCTGAGGCGTATCTTGTCATTATGGGGCTGTGGATCTGAGGATGTGCCCTCACTGGCTGGTGGCTGGGGACAGTGCAGCTGACCTCCCATCCACGCTGGGGGACTTCGCTGCAGGGTGGAGCTCAATGCTTAGCTCCTCAGGTCCCTGAAGCCACCTGGAGCACACTCCACATGGAAGCAGGGCCATACTGATGGCCTCCCAGCATCACTGTCACCTACCGAGACTCTTAGTGCCCCTGTGCGGTACCCCTAACTCTGCCGGGggagtgggtggagggagggtGCCTGTCCTCCGCAGTGGTGCTGCAGCCCCCCCTGCTCCCGCTGGGGTCTAGCAGCCTCCCCAGGGGCCTTCTGATCCGCCACTCGGCAGAAGGCACAGGCCGGTTTCCATGGCAGCACCAGCATTGGGAGCAGCTTGGGCCAGGAGACGGGGGTGggggctccccaggcctgggtgaGGGTCTCTGCGGCCAGGGGCTGGGTGCGTGACTGCCAGACTGCCACCCTCCGCTGTAACGGGGCGTCCTATGTGAGCTCCCAAGGGGGCCCCATCCTCCCTGCCCGAGTGAGGATTCTGTGTGCCCCTCCCTGCTCCAGGGCTCCCCAGCCGACCTTGGCGTCTCCAGGAAACGCTAGCGTGCCCAGCCCGTCGTCATGACAACACGGGCAGGGCTCTGGCGCCTCTTTGCCTCTTTGGGATGATTGACGTGGGGGGTCTGGCTCGCTGGGGCTACCAGCTAGGAAGGCAGGCGAATCAGCCCAAGATTAACCCCTCAGGGCCTAGGAGTTGGGGGCACAGGTGCCACCCACCCCCTCACCTTGGGGTCTGTGGTCTGGGCCCAGCCAGAgtccacctcccctcccttcctagCTGGGCCTCCCAACCTGGATTGCCCAGGTGTCCCCTGGGGGGAGAGGGGGGCCTGGCTTCCTGGGGCTGGACTGACCCAGGGGAGGTGCCCCCTGGCAGCCCGAGTGTGCTGAGCATGCAGAGCCCTGAGGTCCCAGAGGCAAGCTGGCAATTTGGAACTGGAAACCCGAGACGAGTTGGGGGCTGAGGCCGTGACCCTCCTCAGATCACGTGGCTTTCCAGTGATTTGTCGGGGGCTCTGGGAAGCTCTCGTAGCCACATGCACTTGGAGAGGCGCCCACTTCCCCCTCCACTCGCCAGGCCTTAGCTGAGCCCTGAGGCTGCCCTTTTGAGAAGGGGCAGGAAGGGACCAGCTGTGGCCCACAGAGTGAGGGTGAACCAGAGACCCCGCTCCTAGCCGGCCAGTCAGGGCCAGCAGACAAAGCACCTTCCTCTCCGCACCCAAGGGGCTGCAGGGCCACAGGGCCAGAGCACCCTGTGTGCCAACTTGTGCCTGCCCCAGGGACAGGGCACCCCTTTCTCTGGGGGTTTTGACCTGGTGGAGGAGGGGGATGTGGGCAGATAAGGGCCAAGCAGCCAAGAGGGGAGACCTGCTTGCTCAGGGACTCAGGTGCTGGCCTCCCAAGCCCTCCTCCCTTGTCCCCTTCTCCACATCTGGTCCTCGGGCTGCGGAGACAGACTGGTCTGGAACTCGAGCTGATTAGGAACTGGCCTGTCAGCCTGTCCTCTGCCAGCTTAGGGCCTGCCCAGAAACCTCAACCTCACAGACACAGGAGCCCTCATCTCTAGCAccccttcttctcccctccccacctaaGGAGCCTCCGAATGCCTGGGGACCCCACCCtagtcctgctcttcctcctccatcctgGGGGAAGAgattggcggggggggggggggggggtctgcaTAGCAGTTGCTAGGAGCCTCCAGGACCTGGTTGGACTTTGTGTGTGCTGGGGTGTTGGGGAAGGGCTTAGGGGCCCGAGTTGCCCTGCCAGTCAGGAGGATAGATAGGGCCAGTTGGGTGGACTTGGAGAGCAGGGCCAGCCCGGGGCCACCCTGTCCAGACGCCTTTGCTACTGAATGAGGCCCTCACTGGGCTCTGGGACAGCGGAATCCTCAAGTGGAACCTCACTGAAGGCTGGGACCACTTTGCAGCGACGCTtagctggggtggggctggggcagcTGCTCTTCCCTCACTTGGACCCCCCCAGACTCTCCGTGGGCTGACAGTGTCAGCTAGACTGGGTTCAAGTCCAAACTTGATCACCTACAGCTGCCTGTCCCATGGCCACCTGCATGTAGGAGGGGAAGACACCCTGTGCAGGAAATGTCCTGACCTGGCCCTCACTGTGTCTCCCATCCCCGCAGAGTGCCGCAGCGGCCCCCAGCCCGGTGATGGGGAGCATGGCTCCCAGTGATGCAATGGCCGCAGGCCCCATGGCGCCCGGATTCTTCCAGGTATGGCCAGGCCTGGGACTCCTTTTCCCCCAACCCTGGGTGGGCATGTATCTGAGGCGGGGTCGAGGGTCAGGGTACCTGTTCTGGACTTGGCAGAGCCAGCAAGGGGGGGACCTAGGTGCGATGGTGGGAAGGGGACTGTCTGCACAAAGGAGCCCAAGGTGGTTGGGATGCAGTGTCCACCAGTGGGCCTAGTGACCACCAGTGACACAAGTCCCACCCATGACCCTTCCAGCAGGGCTCCGTGCTATAGGCTGGCTCACCCCCCTGCCTCCATGGAGTCCCCTCCCGCAACCCACCTGGTTCTGTCCTCTTAGGGCCCCTTTGGCTCCCAGCCACCCCCCCACAACCCCAACGCCCCTATGATGGGGCCTCACAGCCAGGTAAGGACCTGTGGCCCTGCCCAGCCACGCACAGGCGCACAcacacctccccctcccccagtgcgCTGTCTAGTCCAACGACCACGTTTTTTTGTTAGCTAGAGGAGGGGCCTGTCCAGATTGGGGGTCTAGGCATAGGAGGGACTGGGGAGCTTtgggggaggagggtggaggtggCGCTGATCCcccacccacctcttccagccctTCATGTCACCGCGGTTCCCAGGGGGCCCCCGGCCCACCCTGAGGATGCCAAGTCAGGTGAGAGAGGGATGAGGGGAGGGGGCAGCAGTGGGCCAGGGCGGGGGCACCCCACTCAGTGCAGCCGTGCCCCTTCGCAGCCTCCTGTGGGCCTCGCAGgctcccagcccctcctccctggCGCCATGGACCCCTCCCCGCGCACTCCTGGTGAGTAGGGAAGCTCTCAGGACCCGACTCCCAGCGTCCCCACCTGGCTGCCTCACAGTGCACACCCACATTCGCGTCCACACTGGGGAATGGCCCAGATCTGAGCCCCTTCTTTCTGCTCCCACCCCAGGGCACCCCAGTATGGGCGGCCCGATGCAGCGGGTGACGCCTCCCCGGGGCGTGGCCAGCGTTGGGCCCCAGGTAAGGGCCAGCGGAGATGGGGTGAACCTGAGGGGCTGTCCCTCGGCGGTGCTGCCCTTCACAGCTCCTTTGCTTTCACAGGGTTACGGAGGTAGCATGAGACCCCCGCCCAACTCCCTTGCTGGCCCAGGTCTGCCTGCCATGAACATGTAAGGCCCTGAGTGTGTCCCCAAGCATGTGTCCACCCGAGTAAAGGGGCAGTATCTGCAATGGCAGGACAGCCTAGATGGTGCTAGTCCATTGGCACTGTTTAGGTGGGAAACCGAGGCCCAAGCAGCAGCCAGACCCTAGTTAGTGGTTGGAATTTGAGCCCGGGGAATTGGCCCAGGTGACTACCTCTCAGGCCACCTATGAGTCCTCTCTGGAGGCAGATAAGAGCAGGGTGGGATGGGTGACTGCTGTGCCATCCTGGCCTAGCCCCAGGGTCTATCACCATCTCTTCCAGGGGCCCAGGAGTGCGAGGCCCTTGGGCCAGCCCCAGTGGTAACTCGGTGAGTCGGGCAGGGTGGGTGTGTTGGGTGGTGGGGTGCACGGGGTGGTGGACCTGCAGGGCAGAGGCGAGGAGCCTGCCCATGCCAGCTACTCACAGCTGCTCCTGTCCCCAGATTCCCTACTCCTCCTCATCCCCCGGCAGCTACACGGTGAGTCGGGGTGAAGTTGGGCAATATGCAGGCTGGGGCGCGGGCTGGCAGCCAGGGGCCTTTCTCACGGGCCTCTCCCTCTGTGTGCAGGGACCCCCAGGAGGAGGTGGACCCCCTGGAACACCCATTATGCCCAGCCCTGGAGGTATGGCCTGGGCGGTGACCGGGGCCGGTGCATGGGGGAAAAGCCCATTCACACCCCACCGATCGTGGCCCTGCTGTCCCTCCAGACTCCACGAACTCCAGCGAGAACATGTACACCATCATGAACCCCATCGGGCCGGGCGCCGGTAGAGCTAACGTGAGTGGGGGTGCGGAGCTAGGATCCTAGCTGGGGGTGACCCCGTGGGGGGAAGTGATGAGGTCGGTCAGGCCCATGCTGCTCTGTCCCCACAGTTCCCTCTCGGCCCTGGCCCGGAGGGCCCCATGGCCGCCATGAGCGCGATGGAACCGCACCACGTGAACGGATCCCTGGGTGAGTGGCACGGGCCCCGCCCCTGCCGAGCCACTCCGTGGGCCTCGAGCGCCCCCTGGCGGCGGCAGCCCTCCCACCCGCGGGAGCTGTTGAGGCTTCTGGGCCGTGTCCCGGGCCGGGCGCATCCCGCCTTTAAACCACTGTCGCCCCAATCCGGAGGCCCTGCACATGCCCTTTCTGGGGACCCAACGGAGTGCGTCGTCCGGGGCTGGGGGAGGCTTGGGGAGGGCCGCGGGCCGCAAGCTCCGGGCGCGGGTGGGGAAGCGGCGGCTCCGGAGTCCAGAGGCTGGCGCAGGCGCGTCTGAACCCCGTGTCGGTCTGTCGTTCTCAGGCTCGGGCGACATGGACGGGTTGCCGAAGGTGAGGGCTGCGCTCCTGCAGGGGGCGAACCGGGCGGAGGTCTTGGGTGGGGGCGGGCAGGGATTCGGCGCTGACGGTGGCCGCCCCTAGAGCTCCCCCGGTGCCGTGGCCGGCCTGAGCAACGCCCCGGGCACCCCGCGGGACGACGGCGAGATGGCGGCCGCCGGGACCTTCCTGCACCCGTTCCCGAGCGAAAGCGTAAGCGACTGCGTCGACTCTCCCCCCGCGGCGGCGTCGGGCCGGAGGGGCCTGGCGGGCAGGCCCCGGCGGGGCGGCCGGGGGGCCAGAGCAAGACCGTGACCGCGGCGGGCCAGGTGGGGGGGGCGGCCGCGGCATCCTTTCCTCCACTCCCCGCCCACTcccgcccctgccctcccccaagAGCCCCAGGACGGCCTCCCCCTGCATCCCGCCCTGCtccgccccgcccctccccggGTCGGCCCTGCTCTTCCCTGTCTCCCTTCCTCctggggggaggtgggggagggtcCCAGCCGAGGCCAGAACTGAGCCCGCCCCCGCGCGCCGCCTCCTCTCTCTGCAGTACTCCCCAGGGATGACCATGAGCGTGTGATGGGGCTGCGGCCCCAGCCCTCTGCCCACCTCGGCTTCTGCTCAGTGCCCCTACCCGGGGCGAGGGTCTGAGGTCACACCTCTGGCACCTGGACACCTGGCCAACCAGGCTTGGACAGCTGGGAGGCCCCACAGgactttctcattttataaaaacGCAAGGACCTCAGAGACGTTGTTTCCCGCGTGGGCCCTTCCCGCGGCTCGCAATTCATCAGAGGGAGGCTCCTTGGTGGCCCCCTCTCCCCAGGACAGCAAGGGTGGACCCTTCCAATAAATGTAactggttttggtttttggtagcCGGGTCTGGATTCTCACTTGGGCCTGGACCTGCAGCCACATCCTCCACCCTGCTGTTCTGCCACCCCCCGCGGCTGGGAGGTTCCTGGGAATTGGGACAATAACTGTGAGGAGTGGGTAGGAGGTTGACCAGCTAAAAAGAGGGTGGGGTAGAAGCTAGGTGTCTAGCTGATGCTGGACAGGTTTGGGGTGACCATCGGACACACCACACAGGTGGAGGTTTGTTTGATAGGGGCATTGACTTTATTGTCTCTGCGGGACCTCGAAAGGATGGACCCAGAGGGgtgagaggaggggctgggggtctGCAACTGCAGCTTCAAGCTGTGGGCATCTGGGGTGCCTCTGCCTGTGGGTGCCCATTGGCATCGCCGGTGTAGCCGTTGGGGGCAATGGGCGCTGGTCCTTTCTTGCAAGGCAGAGGGCAGGCGGTAGCCACAGAACCGACTCGCTTGACGCCCAGGCCTGCGCGCTCCATCTTGTGCTCCAGGAGCATGTGGTTTTGAGGGGGGAGCCCCACACAGGCCCTGGGGAACAGGGCTGGGGTCAGCAGGGCCAAACCTCCAGACTGGTAACCTCTGCAGCCTCCAGCCCCTTAGCCCTGTGCACAGCCCCATGAGTGGATATGTGTGCTGTGGGTGGGAGCCTCGGGACCCAGCGCACCTGAGGATGTTCTCTATGCAGCTGCGCTGGCGGAAAAGCGCATTGACCACCGGGCTGCCTGGGGGCACAAGTGGAGCcttgaagaggaaactgaggagtGATAGCACAGGGTGGAAGCCCTGTGGCTCTGGGTCTGTGTTGGTGGTGAAGCTCACGCGCTGGCACAGCTCCGTGAGCAGTGCCAGGTCCAGCATGATGGGCGCTGCCAGCAGCGAATCCTGTGGGGTGAGCGGGTCAGGAGGCTGTGGGGCGGGTGGGGCTTCCTATTCGGCTCCGCCCACCGTCTCTCCCACTGTACCTCACAAGTATTGTGCAGCACCAGTGTATTGGTTCCACCAAGCATCAGCTCCGATGTATACTCGTCCAGCGCACGCTTGCTGTCACCCACATAGGGCACATATTTGATGACCACCTAGGGTGCAATACCAGGTCGCAAGGGCCCCTGCCACCTCCAGCCAGAAGCCCCCCACCTGGCTCTTGTGGACCCCTACGCACGCAATGGTCAGGCGCCTCTCCTGGAGCGTACAGCACTGGGTTACTCTGCACCATGTCGTCTACCACGCTGCTCTTGGACACCTCCTTTGAGCGGAACTGCTGGGGCGCTGAGAGGTTCTGCCCGTCATTGTTGCCCAGGTGGTTGTAACTCACGATGGACATGGTCTGGTCAAAAGAGGTGGCACTGAAGCCCTAGGCCCTGCAGGGAACTAGGTAGGTCCTTCGAGTCCAGGTTCCTTTCCTGCATTTTTCACCTCCCCAGAGAGACTTACCTTGAGGCCAGAGCCAATGAGGAAGTCCACGAGCACAGACTTGACCTTGGTCTGGCCTGATTTGAAGTCATCTCCACCCACAAACACACGATGCTGCGCCGCCAGCTCAAGCGCACCGGGCACCAGTGTGTTCTGCGGGGATCCATTGAGGAAGGCGCAGCCCTCCAGGATGCTGGCCACCGCAAAGAGCGTGGATGGTGACACCTCTCCGCCAAGCTGCGGGTGTGGGTGGGCAGTCAGCAAGAGGGGGTCCAAGGAACTGGCCCTGACCTACTGCACCCTGGCATGTGCCCACCTGGATGGTGTGCAGCAGGTTCTCGGCTGTGTCGTTGAGACCAGGAACCACTTCGCAGAAGCGCTCTGTGTTCGCTGTCCACAGCACGATGACCTTATCCAGCCCGGCGCTGGATCGGAAGTCGCGGATGTCCCTGCGGATCTGGTCCAACTGCAGGGAGGGTGAAGGAAGGCTAGCGGGGAGGTTGTACAAACCCCACGGTTTGTAGAAGCGTGGGCCACTCAGTTCTCCAAAGTACTAAGTGGGGCCTGGGTGCCCAGGATAGGAGCATGAGGCAAAAGGGAGTGAACAGGTGGCAGGGAACAGGGATGCGGGATGAGGCAACACCTGCTGTGCGCGTGTGCCCGGGATGAGGTTGTCAGCACGCGCATTTTGGTTGGCCGCGATGAACTCGGGGATGTAGACCGAGGGCCGTGGACGCAAGGCCTCCATGTGCGGCCACAGTTGCTCCTGAAGGCCCCAATCCAGTACCTTCGCGCGCCGCATAGCCTCAGCCAGGTTCAGCGACGAGATATCCCAGCCTGCGGGGGACCCTCACGCTTGGCCCAGCCCTGATCCCCAGGTGCTCCAGACCCCACCTCCCATCCCGCCCAGGGCTCCGCCCACCATCAAACACCAGGTCGTTGGGCGACACCATGGGCAGCAGCGCACTGAAGGGCACGAACACCTCCTGGCCCTCAGCATCCAGACCCAGGTTCACGGTACCGGCCTGAGTCAGAGAGCCGTAGTAGTTGGCttcctgggtgggtggggggaaccAGACACAGCGGGGTAAGGCGCAGGCGTGGCGAGAGGGGGGCCCACGGCCTGCCCGGGGCCCCGCCCCGGCCCTCAAACTCCGCCCTGCCCTCCTGCGCTTTCAGCTCCAGGCTCCAGGCCGGGGCGGAAGCCTCTCCTCCCCAGCGAGTTCCCGGAGCCGGCCATGCCTAAGGCTCCGCCCCCACGAGGCTCCT
This is a stretch of genomic DNA from Ictidomys tridecemlineatus isolate mIctTri1 chromosome 2, mIctTri1.hap1, whole genome shotgun sequence. It encodes these proteins:
- the Ssbp4 gene encoding single-stranded DNA-binding protein 4 isoform X5 codes for the protein MYAKGGKGSAVPSDSQAREKLALYVYEYLLHVGAQKSAQTFLSEIRWEKNITLGEPPGFLHSWWCVFWDLYCAAPDRREACEHPGEAKAFQDYSAAAAPSPVMGSMAPSDAMAAGPMAPGFFQPFMSPRFPGGPRPTLRMPSQPPVGLAGSQPLLPGAMDPSPRTPGHPSMGGPMQRVTPPRGVASVGPQGYGGSMRPPPNSLAGPGLPAMNMGPGVRGPWASPSGNSIPYSSSSPGSYTGPPGGGGPPGTPIMPSPGDSTNSSENMYTIMNPIGPGAGRANFPLGPGPEGPMAAMSAMEPHHVNGSLGSGDMDGLPKSSPGAVAGLSNAPGTPRDDGEMAAAGTFLHPFPSESYSPGMTMSV
- the Ssbp4 gene encoding single-stranded DNA-binding protein 4 isoform X1, which codes for MYAKGGKGSAVPSDSQAREKLALYVYEYLLHVGAQKSAQTFLSEIRWEKNITLGEPPGFLHSWWCVFWDLYCAAPDRREACEHPGEAKAFQDYSAAAAPSPVMGSMAPSDAMAAGPMAPGFFQPFMSPRFPGGPRPTLRMPSQPPVGLAGSQPLLPGAMDPSPRTPGHPSMGGPMQRVTPPRGVASVGPQVRASGDGVNLRGCPSAVLPFTAPLLSQGYGGSMRPPPNSLAGPGLPAMNMGPGVRGPWASPSGNSIPYSSSSPGSYTGPPGGGGPPGTPIMPSPGDSTNSSENMYTIMNPIGPGAGRANFPLGPGPEGPMAAMSAMEPHHVNGSLGSGDMDGLPKSSPGAVAGLSNAPGTPRDDGEMAAAGTFLHPFPSESVSDCVDSPPAAASGRRGLAGRPRRGGRGARARP
- the Ssbp4 gene encoding single-stranded DNA-binding protein 4 isoform X6, with protein sequence MYAKGGKGSAVPSDSQAREKLALYVYEYLLHVGAQKSAQTFLSEIRWEKNITLGEPPGFLHSWWCVFWDLYCAAPDRREACEHPGEAKAFQDYSAAAAPSPVMGSMAPSDAMAAGPMAPGFFQGPFGSQPPPHNPNAPMMGPHSQPFMSPRFPGGPRPTLRMPSQPPVGLAGSQPLLPGAMDPSPRTPGHPSMGGPMQRVTPPRGVASVGPQGYGGSMRPPPNSLAGPGLPAMNMGPGVRGPWASPSGNSIPYSSSSPGSYTGPPGGGGPPGTPIMPSPGDSTNSSENMYTIMNPIGPGAGRANFPLGPGPEGPMAAMSAMEPHHVNGSLGSGDMDGLPKSSPGAVAGLSNAPGTPRDDGEMAAAGTFLHPFPSESYSPGMTMSV
- the Ssbp4 gene encoding single-stranded DNA-binding protein 4 isoform X3 — its product is MYAKGGKGSAVPSDSQAREKLALYVYEYLLHVGAQKSAQTFLSEIRWEKNITLGEPPGFLHSWWCVFWDLYCAAPDRREACEHPGEAKAFQDYSAAAAPSPVMGSMAPSDAMAAGPMAPGFFQPFMSPRFPGGPRPTLRMPSQPPVGLAGSQPLLPGAMDPSPRTPGHPSMGGPMQRVTPPRGVASVGPQVRASGDGVNLRGCPSAVLPFTAPLLSQGYGGSMRPPPNSLAGPGLPAMNMGPGVRGPWASPSGNSIPYSSSSPGSYTGPPGGGGPPGTPIMPSPGDSTNSSENMYTIMNPIGPGAGRANFPLGPGPEGPMAAMSAMEPHHVNGSLGSGDMDGLPKSSPGAVAGLSNAPGTPRDDGEMAAAGTFLHPFPSESYSPGMTMSV
- the Ssbp4 gene encoding single-stranded DNA-binding protein 4 isoform X2 encodes the protein MYAKGGKGSAVPSDSQAREKLALYVYEYLLHVGAQKSAQTFLSEIRWEKNITLGEPPGFLHSWWCVFWDLYCAAPDRREACEHPGEAKAFQDYSAAAAPSPVMGSMAPSDAMAAGPMAPGFFQPFMSPRFPGGPRPTLRMPSQPPVGLAGSQPLLPGAMDPSPRTPGHPSMGGPMQRVTPPRGVASVGPQGYGGSMRPPPNSLAGPGLPAMNMGPGVRGPWASPSGNSIPYSSSSPGSYTVSRGEVGQYAGWGAGWQPGAFLTGLSLCVQGPPGGGGPPGTPIMPSPGDSTNSSENMYTIMNPIGPGAGRANFPLGPGPEGPMAAMSAMEPHHVNGSLGSGDMDGLPKSSPGAVAGLSNAPGTPRDDGEMAAAGTFLHPFPSESYSPGMTMSV
- the Ssbp4 gene encoding single-stranded DNA-binding protein 4 isoform X4 — its product is MYAKGGKGSAVPSDSQAREKLALYVYEYLLHVGAQKSAQTFLSEIRWEKNITLGEPPGFLHSWWCVFWDLYCAAPDRREACEHPGEAKAFQDYSAAAAPSPVMGSMAPSDAMAAGPMAPGFFQPFMSPRFPGGPRPTLRMPSQPPVGLAGSQPLLPGAMDPSPRTPGHPSMGGPMQRVTPPRGVASVGPQGYGGSMRPPPNSLAGPGLPAMNMGPGVRGPWASPSGNSIPYSSSSPGSYTGPPGGGGPPGTPIMPSPGDSTNSSENMYTIMNPIGPGAGRANFPLGPGPEGPMAAMSAMEPHHVNGSLGSGDMDGLPKSSPGAVAGLSNAPGTPRDDGEMAAAGTFLHPFPSESVSDCVDSPPAAASGRRGLAGRPRRGGRGARARP
- the Isyna1 gene encoding inositol-3-phosphate synthase 1, with the translated sequence MEAAPQFVVESPDVVYSPEAIEAQYEYRTTRVSREGGVLKVRPTSTRFTFRTARQVPRLGVMLVGWGGNNGSTLTAAVLANRLRLSWPTRAGRKEANYYGSLTQAGTVNLGLDAEGQEVFVPFSALLPMVSPNDLVFDGWDISSLNLAEAMRRAKVLDWGLQEQLWPHMEALRPRPSVYIPEFIAANQNARADNLIPGTRAQQLDQIRRDIRDFRSSAGLDKVIVLWTANTERFCEVVPGLNDTAENLLHTIQLGGEVSPSTLFAVASILEGCAFLNGSPQNTLVPGALELAAQHRVFVGGDDFKSGQTKVKSVLVDFLIGSGLKTMSIVSYNHLGNNDGQNLSAPQQFRSKEVSKSSVVDDMVQSNPVLYAPGEAPDHCVVIKYVPYVGDSKRALDEYTSELMLGGTNTLVLHNTCEDSLLAAPIMLDLALLTELCQRVSFTTNTDPEPQGFHPVLSLLSFLFKAPLVPPGSPVVNALFRQRSCIENILRACVGLPPQNHMLLEHKMERAGLGVKRVGSVATACPLPCKKGPAPIAPNGYTGDANGHPQAEAPQMPTA